A region from the Palaemon carinicauda isolate YSFRI2023 chromosome 16, ASM3689809v2, whole genome shotgun sequence genome encodes:
- the LOC137655473 gene encoding putative CENPB DNA-binding domain-containing protein 1, with amino-acid sequence MIIKIKHEIIKKHESGVRVTELARQYERSTSTICTLLKKKDAIKTTKPSTGLGILSKLCSDIHNEMQRLLLIWIEEKQLVGKTMTKTIICENASGIYDDLKGKQATEGGDLDTSRNLQSQLWLVR; translated from the coding sequence ATGATAAtcaagataaagcatgaaataatcaaaAAACATGAGAgcggtgtacgagtgactgagctggctcgccaatatgagaggagtacatcaacaatatgtaccctCCTcaagaagaaggatgctataaagaccaCCAAGCCTTCCACAGGACTAGGCATCCTTTCCAAGTTGTGCAGTGATATTCATAACGAGATGcaaaggcttcttttaatatggatagaGGAGAAACAGTTGGTGGGAAAAACCATGACCAAGACGATCATCTGTGAAAATGCCAGcggaatctatgatgacttgaaaggaaagcaagcaacTGAGGGAGGGGACTTGGACACCagcagaaaccttcaaagccagttgtGGCTCGTTAGATAA